One Methanocaldococcus villosus KIN24-T80 genomic window carries:
- the mch gene encoding methenyltetrahydromethanopterin cyclohydrolase: protein MLSINKRACKIVKEMIAKKEELNIDVKKLENGTTVLDCGVNVKGSWEAGKRFTRVCLGGLAKVGISLQVNKELNLPYVKVKTSHPAIATLASQKAGWAIKVGKYFAMGSGPARALAKKPKKTFEEIGYEDNADVAVLCLESSKLPNEEVADYIAKECNVEPENLYLLVAPTASLVGSIQISGRVVENGTYKMLEVLGFDVNKVEFAAGLAPIAPIVGDDFTMMGATNDMVMYGGIVYYYIKSDDDDLLSLCKALPSCSSKDYGKPFLEIFKAADYDFYKIDKGIFAPAKVIINDISKGKVYEAGEVNYEIIKKSLNWESVI, encoded by the coding sequence ATGTTGAGTATTAATAAGAGAGCATGTAAAATAGTAAAAGAGATGATAGCTAAAAAGGAAGAGTTGAATATTGATGTGAAAAAGTTAGAAAATGGAACAACAGTATTAGACTGTGGAGTTAATGTTAAAGGTTCATGGGAAGCTGGAAAACGCTTTACAAGGGTTTGTTTAGGAGGTCTTGCAAAAGTAGGAATTTCTTTACAAGTCAATAAAGAGCTAAATTTACCATATGTTAAAGTAAAAACCTCTCACCCTGCTATAGCAACATTAGCTTCACAAAAGGCAGGATGGGCTATTAAAGTTGGGAAATATTTTGCAATGGGTTCAGGACCTGCAAGAGCTTTAGCTAAAAAACCAAAGAAAACTTTTGAAGAAATTGGTTATGAAGATAATGCAGATGTAGCTGTTTTATGTTTAGAGTCATCAAAATTACCAAATGAAGAAGTAGCTGATTATATAGCTAAAGAATGCAATGTTGAACCAGAAAATTTATATCTCCTAGTAGCTCCAACAGCCTCTTTAGTAGGATCAATACAGATAAGTGGTAGAGTTGTTGAAAATGGAACATATAAGATGTTGGAAGTTTTAGGTTTTGATGTTAATAAGGTTGAATTTGCTGCAGGTTTAGCCCCAATAGCTCCAATAGTGGGAGATGATTTTACAATGATGGGGGCTACAAATGATATGGTGATGTATGGAGGGATAGTTTATTATTACATAAAATCTGATGATGATGACTTATTAAGCTTATGTAAAGCTCTACCATCATGCTCCTCTAAAGACTATGGAAAACCATTTTTAGAGATATTTAAAGCTGCTGATTATGATTTCTACAAGATAGATAAAGGAATATTTGCTCCTGCTAAGGTTATTATAAATGATATAAGTAAAGGTAAAGTTTATGAGGCTGGAGAGGTTAATTATGAAATTATAAAAAAGTCATTAAATTGGGAATCTGTCATTTAA
- a CDS encoding SDH family Clp fold serine proteinase produces MFDIISLFWWLFIFYLIMAPQIQYKQLQLIRLKLLNKISEKRNSTVITLIHRQESVGLFGIPIYKFISIEDSEDILRAIRSAPKDKPIDLIIHTPGGLVLAATQIAKALKEHPAETRVIIPHYAMSGGTLIALAADKIIMDKNAVLGPVDPQLGQYPAPSIVRAVERKGVDKVDDKTLILEDIARKAINQVQNFIYYLLKDKYGEDKAKELSKILTEGRWTHDYPITVEEAKKLGLDVSTDVPEEVYQLMELYKQPLRERGTVEYITQKN; encoded by the coding sequence ATGTTTGATATTATAAGCTTATTCTGGTGGCTCTTCATTTTCTATTTAATAATGGCTCCACAGATTCAATATAAGCAGTTGCAATTAATAAGATTAAAATTGTTAAATAAAATATCTGAAAAGAGAAACTCAACAGTAATAACCCTAATTCATAGGCAAGAATCTGTAGGATTATTTGGTATTCCTATTTATAAATTCATTTCTATAGAGGATAGTGAAGATATACTTAGAGCAATAAGATCTGCTCCAAAAGATAAGCCTATAGATCTAATCATCCACACCCCTGGTGGTTTAGTTTTAGCTGCTACTCAAATAGCTAAGGCATTAAAAGAGCATCCTGCTGAGACAAGGGTTATTATTCCTCACTATGCTATGAGTGGAGGAACATTAATAGCATTAGCAGCAGATAAAATCATAATGGATAAAAATGCTGTCCTTGGGCCAGTTGATCCTCAACTTGGACAGTATCCTGCACCAAGTATAGTTAGAGCAGTTGAAAGAAAAGGAGTAGATAAAGTAGATGATAAAACCTTAATATTGGAAGATATTGCTAGAAAAGCTATTAATCAAGTTCAGAATTTCATTTACTATTTATTAAAAGATAAATATGGAGAAGATAAGGCTAAAGAATTATCTAAAATTTTAACTGAAGGGAGATGGACACATGACTATCCTATAACTGTTGAAGAGGCTAAAAAATTAGGGTTAGATGTATCAACTGATGTGCCTGAAGAAGTTTATCAATTAATGGAACTTTATAAACAACCTTTAAGAGAGAGAGGTACTGTTGAATATATAACTCAAAAAAACTAA
- the hisB gene encoding imidazoleglycerol-phosphate dehydratase HisB, whose translation MRVFEVARETKETCIYLKINIDGRGKYNIDTGIEFFDHLLSAFAKHGCFDLIVKARGDLEVDDHHTVEDVGICLGLALNQIERKNIKRFGWAIIPMDDARTMMALDLGGRSYCLAKYKPRREFIGGLSLENINHFFSSVANYGFLNIHYEVIGENEHHKLESLFKAFGVALDMATQIDCRKGIVSTKGEVKL comes from the coding sequence ATGAGGGTTTTTGAGGTTGCAAGAGAGACTAAAGAGACATGCATATATTTAAAAATAAACATAGATGGTAGAGGGAAATATAATATTGATACTGGAATAGAGTTTTTTGATCATCTTTTATCAGCATTTGCAAAACATGGATGTTTTGACTTAATTGTTAAAGCAAGAGGAGATTTGGAAGTGGATGACCATCACACTGTTGAAGATGTTGGAATATGTTTAGGTTTAGCTTTAAATCAAATTGAAAGGAAGAATATAAAGAGGTTTGGATGGGCAATAATTCCTATGGATGATGCAAGAACTATGATGGCTTTAGATTTAGGTGGGAGAAGCTATTGTTTAGCTAAATATAAGCCAAGGAGAGAATTTATTGGAGGATTGTCTTTAGAGAATATAAATCACTTTTTCTCATCTGTAGCAAATTATGGATTTCTAAATATCCATTATGAGGTTATTGGGGAAAATGAGCATCATAAGTTAGAATCCCTATTTAAGGCGTTTGGTGTGGCTTTAGATATGGCAACTCAAATAGATTGTAGAAAGGGGATAGTTAGTACAAAAGGAGAGGTAAAATTATAA
- a CDS encoding fibrillarin-like rRNA/tRNA 2'-O-methyltransferase: MIKEIFENVYKIEIDGEERLATKALSSKRVYDERFIKINNVEYRVWNPNKSKLAAAIIKGLKFLPIKKGSKVLYLGASAGTTPSHVSDIVENGIVYAVEYSPRIIRELLDVAEDRKNIIPILGDANKPQEYSYIEKVDVIYEDVAQPNQAEILIKNAKWFLKENGYAMIAIKARSIDVVREPKEIFKEQKEILENNGFKVLEEIDIEPFEKDHIMFLLEWRG; the protein is encoded by the coding sequence ATGATTAAGGAAATATTTGAAAATGTATATAAAATAGAGATAGATGGAGAAGAGAGATTAGCTACAAAAGCTTTGAGTAGCAAGAGGGTGTATGATGAGAGATTTATTAAAATTAATAATGTTGAGTATAGGGTTTGGAATCCTAATAAGAGTAAATTAGCTGCAGCTATTATTAAAGGGCTTAAATTTCTTCCTATAAAAAAGGGTAGTAAGGTGTTATATCTAGGAGCGTCAGCAGGAACTACACCATCACATGTGTCAGATATAGTAGAAAATGGAATAGTTTATGCTGTAGAATACTCACCAAGAATAATTAGAGAACTTTTGGATGTTGCAGAAGATAGGAAAAATATAATTCCTATATTAGGAGATGCAAACAAGCCACAAGAGTATAGCTATATTGAGAAAGTGGATGTAATATATGAAGATGTAGCTCAGCCAAATCAAGCTGAAATATTAATAAAAAATGCTAAATGGTTTTTAAAAGAGAATGGATATGCTATGATAGCTATAAAAGCAAGAAGTATTGATGTTGTTAGAGAACCAAAAGAGATATTTAAAGAACAAAAAGAAATTTTAGAGAATAATGGATTTAAAGTTTTGGAAGAGATAGATATAGAGCCATTTGAAAAAGATCATATTATGTTTTTATTGGAATGGAGGGGTTAA
- the guaA gene encoding glutamine-hydrolyzing GMP synthase — translation MFNPKEFIEEAVKEIKEKVKDRKAIIALSGGVDSSVAAILAYKAIGDNLTAVFVDTGLMRKGEREEVEKVFKSIGLNLIIVDAKERFLKALKGVRDPEEKRRIIGRLFIEVFEEVARDIGAEVLIQGTIAPDWIETEGKIKSHHNVSLPSGMVLEVVEPIRELYKDEVRILAKELGLPDSIVYRQPFPGPGLAVRVLGEVTEEKLEICREANAIVEEEVKKANLDKELWQYFAAVLDCKATGVKGDEREYSWVVAVRMVKSIDAMTAHVPEIDFNILKRIAKRITSELNVSRVLFDITDKPPATIEFE, via the coding sequence ATGTTTAATCCAAAAGAATTCATTGAAGAAGCTGTAAAAGAGATTAAAGAAAAAGTTAAAGATAGGAAAGCTATAATTGCTTTAAGTGGTGGAGTTGATAGTTCTGTTGCTGCTATCTTGGCTTATAAAGCTATTGGTGATAATTTAACAGCTGTTTTTGTAGATACAGGATTAATGAGAAAGGGAGAAAGAGAAGAAGTAGAGAAAGTTTTTAAAAGCATAGGTTTAAATCTAATCATTGTTGATGCTAAAGAAAGGTTTTTAAAAGCCTTAAAAGGAGTAAGAGATCCTGAAGAGAAAAGAAGGATTATTGGAAGACTATTTATAGAAGTTTTTGAAGAGGTGGCAAGAGACATAGGGGCTGAAGTTTTAATACAAGGAACAATAGCCCCAGATTGGATAGAAACTGAGGGTAAGATTAAAAGTCATCACAATGTTTCTCTACCATCAGGTATGGTTTTGGAAGTGGTTGAGCCTATAAGAGAGCTTTATAAAGATGAAGTTAGAATATTAGCTAAAGAACTTGGGTTACCAGATTCTATTGTCTATAGACAACCCTTCCCTGGCCCAGGATTGGCTGTTAGAGTTCTTGGAGAAGTTACAGAAGAGAAGTTGGAGATATGTAGAGAAGCTAATGCTATAGTTGAAGAAGAGGTAAAGAAAGCAAATTTAGATAAAGAGCTATGGCAATATTTTGCTGCTGTTTTAGATTGTAAGGCTACAGGAGTTAAAGGAGATGAGAGGGAGTATAGTTGGGTAGTAGCTGTTAGGATGGTGAAGTCAATAGATGCAATGACTGCCCATGTTCCAGAGATTGATTTTAATATATTAAAGAGAATAGCTAAAAGGATAACATCTGAATTAAATGTCTCTAGAGTTTTGTTTGATATAACTGATAAACCACCAGCTACAATTGAGTTTGAATAA
- the asnB gene encoding asparagine synthase (glutamine-hydrolyzing), protein MCGIVGIVAKEKIEGNYIVEMLKAIEHRGKDGYGFYIDGDVYYNNYPNKDINKIALAHCRLAIVGNREQPIIMDNCVLVCNGEIYNYEDLEKRYNLNVGTDVEVILPLYKIGMLKELDGDFAFAIYDNNRLILGRDFIGVKPLFFVNSEKYFAFASERKALWKLLIELDGIEKDIDKLNSKINRVEPNSILIYDINNHKYNSKRIKDFDIKSLNIDYKEAKNILENKIKRAVYKRVKGLKKVGIIFSGGVDSSLITVLASKYTDVVLYTVGIEGSEDLYYAERLAKELNLPLKKKIIREEEYEKYLLKVVKAIDELDLMKIGVGLPIYIASELANKDGIKVILAGQGADELFAGYAKYLKLDKNELEKKLIEDVINISKVNLERDDHCSMANTVELRVPYLDEDVIKFSLSLPIEYKISKERKRILRDIAKNYLPDYIAYRKKKAAQYGSGGEKIIYNVAKKYGFSKRKIKEFLEFLKKVIQTQL, encoded by the coding sequence ATGTGTGGGATAGTAGGGATTGTTGCTAAAGAGAAGATAGAAGGAAATTATATTGTAGAGATGCTAAAAGCTATAGAACACAGAGGAAAGGATGGTTATGGTTTTTATATAGATGGAGATGTTTATTATAACAACTATCCAAATAAAGATATAAATAAAATAGCCTTAGCTCATTGTAGATTGGCTATAGTTGGGAATAGGGAACAGCCTATTATTATGGATAACTGTGTTTTGGTGTGTAATGGAGAGATTTATAACTATGAGGATTTGGAAAAAAGGTATAATTTAAATGTTGGAACTGATGTAGAGGTTATCTTACCATTATATAAAATTGGGATGTTAAAAGAGTTAGATGGAGATTTTGCTTTTGCCATTTATGATAACAATAGACTCATATTAGGAAGAGATTTTATTGGAGTTAAACCTTTATTTTTTGTTAATAGTGAGAAATATTTTGCATTTGCTTCAGAAAGAAAGGCTCTATGGAAATTATTAATAGAGTTGGATGGAATTGAAAAAGATATTGATAAGCTTAACAGTAAGATAAATAGAGTAGAGCCAAACTCTATATTGATCTATGACATAAATAACCATAAATACAATTCAAAGAGAATAAAAGATTTTGATATAAAGAGTTTAAATATTGATTATAAAGAAGCAAAAAATATTTTAGAAAATAAAATAAAAAGAGCTGTATATAAAAGAGTAAAAGGGTTAAAAAAAGTAGGAATAATTTTTTCTGGTGGAGTTGATAGTTCATTAATAACTGTTCTTGCTTCAAAATATACTGATGTTGTATTATATACAGTAGGTATTGAAGGTAGTGAAGATCTTTACTATGCTGAGAGATTAGCTAAAGAGCTAAATTTACCTTTAAAAAAGAAAATCATTAGAGAAGAGGAGTATGAAAAATATTTATTAAAAGTGGTTAAGGCAATAGATGAATTAGACCTGATGAAGATTGGTGTAGGCTTGCCAATATATATTGCCTCAGAATTGGCTAATAAAGATGGGATTAAAGTTATACTAGCTGGGCAGGGAGCTGATGAATTATTTGCTGGGTATGCTAAATATTTGAAATTGGATAAAAATGAGCTAGAAAAAAAGTTGATAGAAGATGTTATAAATATTAGTAAAGTGAATTTAGAAAGAGATGATCACTGTTCAATGGCAAATACTGTTGAATTGAGAGTTCCATATTTAGATGAAGATGTTATAAAGTTTTCCCTATCTTTACCAATAGAATATAAAATATCAAAAGAGAGAAAAAGAATTTTAAGAGATATAGCAAAAAATTATCTTCCAGATTATATAGCATATAGAAAAAAGAAAGCAGCTCAATATGGTAGTGGAGGAGAGAAGATTATATATAATGTAGCAAAGAAGTATGGATTTTCTAAGAGAAAAATTAAAGAATTTTTAGAGTTTTTAAAAAAGGTTATTCAAACTCAATTGTAG
- a CDS encoding EVE domain-containing protein: MAYWLCITNEDNWKIIKEKKIWGVAERHKNTINKVKVEDKLIIYEIQRSGKNYKPPYIRGVYEVVSEVYKDSTKVFKPTPRNPNEKFPWRVKLKEVKVFEPPINFKDLIPKLKFITNKKKWSGHLMGKAMREIPEEDYMLIVNKNL; encoded by the coding sequence ATGGCATATTGGCTCTGTATAACAAATGAGGATAATTGGAAGATAATTAAAGAAAAGAAAATTTGGGGAGTTGCTGAAAGGCATAAAAACACAATAAATAAGGTTAAAGTGGAGGATAAGTTAATTATTTATGAAATTCAAAGGAGTGGAAAGAATTATAAGCCACCATATATAAGAGGGGTTTATGAGGTAGTTTCAGAGGTGTATAAAGATTCTACAAAAGTTTTCAAGCCAACCCCAAGAAATCCAAATGAAAAATTCCCTTGGAGGGTTAAATTAAAAGAAGTGAAAGTTTTTGAGCCACCAATTAATTTTAAAGATTTAATTCCAAAACTTAAATTTATAACTAATAAAAAGAAGTGGAGTGGGCATTTAATGGGAAAGGCAATGAGAGAAATACCAGAGGAAGATTATATGTTAATTGTTAATAAAAACTTATAA
- a CDS encoding type I restriction-modification system subunit M, producing MTKIVKLDNFIETSYELPPDFENKLWKAADKLRKKVEVHEYKYVVLGLIFLRYLSYAFEERKNELKKLFSDKNSPYYIEDEEIRKEALEDKDYYLEAGVLYIPEKARWDYIHKNANQPNIAEIIENAIEILENEYPEELKDVIPKVYLKSNLDSLDLSYLINVFSEIDFGYNHKAKDIFGRIYEYFLGKFTEVEGKRGGKFYTPRCLTRLIVEILDVKEGTIFDPACGSGGFFVSAIEKLEREDLDKYKLSIYGQDADVMAWRLTKMNLVIRGVSGDIRVGDSYHDDKFFDMKFDYVVSNPPFNDSEWDSKRIKPDDPRLKVGEYRVPVPPESNANYMWILHFIYHLNQNGKAGFVMANGALSAGGVEGKIREAIIKADLVYGIVSCPAKLFYNVSLPVSLWFIRKEKPEHMKGKILFINAKDLYKQVSRRLNVMTDEHINKIVEKFRLFEKGELDKIDEVGFARVASIEDVAKNNYVLTPGRYVGVKLDIDDRESFEEKMRIYSEELERLLKEEEDLTKKVREVFKEIGFKIWGE from the coding sequence ATGACAAAAATTGTAAAGTTAGATAATTTTATTGAAACTTCTTATGAGCTACCTCCTGACTTTGAAAATAAACTATGGAAGGCAGCAGATAAGTTAAGAAAGAAAGTTGAGGTTCATGAATATAAATATGTTGTATTGGGGTTAATTTTTTTGAGATATCTTTCATATGCATTTGAAGAAAGGAAAAATGAGCTTAAAAAACTTTTCTCAGATAAAAATAGCCCATACTATATTGAAGATGAAGAAATAAGGAAAGAGGCTTTAGAAGATAAGGATTATTATTTAGAAGCTGGAGTTTTATATATCCCTGAAAAGGCAAGATGGGATTATATACATAAAAATGCAAACCAGCCAAATATTGCTGAAATTATAGAAAATGCTATTGAAATACTTGAAAATGAATATCCAGAGGAATTAAAGGATGTTATACCAAAGGTTTATTTAAAATCAAATTTAGATTCATTAGATTTATCTTATTTAATTAATGTATTTTCAGAAATAGATTTTGGTTATAATCATAAAGCCAAAGATATTTTTGGTAGAATATATGAATATTTCTTAGGAAAATTTACAGAAGTTGAAGGAAAAAGAGGAGGGAAGTTTTACACACCAAGATGTTTAACAAGATTGATAGTAGAGATTTTAGATGTTAAAGAAGGGACAATTTTTGATCCAGCATGTGGTAGTGGTGGATTCTTTGTATCTGCTATTGAAAAATTGGAAAGAGAAGATTTAGATAAATATAAACTCTCTATTTATGGGCAGGATGCAGATGTTATGGCTTGGAGATTGACTAAGATGAACTTAGTTATTAGGGGGGTTTCTGGAGATATTAGAGTAGGAGATAGTTATCATGATGACAAATTCTTTGATATGAAGTTTGATTATGTGGTTTCAAATCCACCATTTAATGATAGTGAATGGGACTCTAAAAGGATAAAACCTGATGATCCAAGGTTGAAAGTTGGAGAATATAGGGTACCTGTTCCTCCTGAGAGTAATGCTAACTATATGTGGATATTACATTTTATCTATCATCTAAACCAAAATGGGAAAGCTGGATTTGTTATGGCTAATGGTGCTTTATCAGCTGGAGGTGTTGAAGGGAAGATTAGAGAAGCAATAATTAAGGCTGATTTAGTTTATGGGATTGTTTCCTGTCCTGCTAAGTTGTTTTATAATGTTTCCCTGCCAGTTTCTTTGTGGTTTATTAGGAAAGAGAAACCAGAACATATGAAAGGGAAAATATTGTTTATCAATGCTAAGGATTTGTATAAACAAGTTTCAAGAAGATTAAATGTTATGACTGATGAGCATATTAATAAGATAGTTGAAAAGTTTAGATTGTTTGAAAAGGGGGAGTTGGATAAAATTGATGAGGTTGGCTTTGCAAGAGTAGCCTCTATAGAAGATGTGGCTAAAAATAATTATGTATTAACACCTGGAAGGTATGTAGGAGTTAAGTTAGATATTGATGATAGAGAGAGTTTTGAGGAGAAGATGAGAATTTATAGTGAAGAGTTGGAAAGGCTGTTAAAAGAGGAGGAAGATTTAACAAAGAAAGTTAGGGAAGTTTTTAAGGAAATTGGCTTCAAAATATGGGGTGAGTAG
- a CDS encoding restriction endonuclease subunit S yields the protein MVKFRWETEFKETEIGKIPKDWEVKRLGEIANISTGGTPSRKKKEYWNGKINWLKSKEVQDNYIYDTEEKITEKGMKNSNAKRLYPPGTLILAIYASPTAGRVAILKIPSTINQALAAIEGNNNKFLFFSLIGNRERLLLRASGAAQQNLNLEIVKNFEIPYPQPEEQTRISTVLSWFDDLIENKKKQNEILEKMAMAIFKSWFIDFEPFQDEEFVYNEELDMEIPKGWEVKPIGEVADATSGFSYKSSEKLESSEPESYVFITLNNTVEGGGFKPVYSWVKSERIKKKHLIKEGDLILPNTEQTKDARLLGSPGIVVFPPDYNKNYGVYSMDIVKVTPIKDHYKYYLYFNFRFNREEIATFHSGTNILHFKIQNFKKNYYLLIPPEPILQRFHSLVEPLFKKIILNQKQILTLKKIRDTLLPQLVFGRLRIEEI from the coding sequence ATGGTTAAGTTTAGATGGGAAACCGAATTTAAGGAAACTGAAATTGGGAAGATTCCTAAGGATTGGGAAGTTAAGAGATTAGGGGAGATAGCTAATATTTCTACAGGAGGAACTCCTTCAAGAAAAAAGAAAGAATATTGGAATGGAAAAATAAACTGGTTAAAAAGCAAAGAGGTTCAAGATAACTATATTTATGATACTGAGGAGAAAATAACGGAAAAAGGTATGAAAAATAGTAATGCAAAAAGACTATATCCTCCTGGGACTTTAATTCTCGCAATTTATGCAAGTCCTACAGCAGGAAGAGTAGCTATTTTAAAAATTCCTTCAACAATTAATCAAGCATTAGCCGCTATTGAAGGAAATAATAATAAGTTTTTGTTTTTTTCATTAATTGGTAATAGGGAAAGACTCTTATTAAGGGCTTCAGGTGCAGCACAACAAAATTTGAATTTAGAAATTGTTAAAAATTTTGAAATTCCATATCCTCAACCAGAAGAACAAACTCGCATCTCTACAGTTTTATCGTGGTTTGATGATTTAATAGAAAATAAGAAAAAGCAAAATGAAATTTTGGAAAAAATGGCAATGGCAATATTCAAAAGCTGGTTTATTGATTTTGAACCTTTTCAAGATGAAGAATTTGTTTATAATGAGGAGCTGGACATGGAGATTCCGAAAGGATGGGAGGTTAAGCCTATTGGGGAGGTTGCAGATGCAACAAGTGGTTTCTCATATAAAAGTTCAGAAAAGCTCGAAAGCTCAGAACCTGAAAGTTACGTCTTCATAACACTAAACAATACTGTAGAAGGTGGGGGATTTAAACCAGTTTATTCTTGGGTTAAAAGCGAGAGAATAAAGAAAAAACATTTGATAAAAGAAGGTGACTTAATCCTCCCAAATACTGAACAAACAAAAGATGCAAGATTATTAGGAAGTCCAGGCATTGTCGTTTTTCCTCCTGACTATAACAAAAACTATGGCGTTTACTCAATGGATATAGTTAAAGTAACTCCAATTAAAGATCATTACAAATATTACCTTTACTTTAATTTCAGATTTAATAGAGAAGAAATTGCCACATTTCATAGTGGTACTAATATTTTACATTTTAAAATTCAGAACTTCAAAAAGAACTATTACCTCCTTATCCCACCAGAACCAATCCTCCAACGCTTCCACTCATTAGTAGAGCCACTCTTCAAAAAAATTATATTAAATCAAAAACAAATATTAACATTAAAGAAAATTAGAGATACCTTACTTCCTCAATTGGTATTTGGAAGATTAAGAATAGAAGAAATTTAA